From Pseudarthrobacter equi, a single genomic window includes:
- a CDS encoding 3-isopropylmalate dehydrogenase has protein sequence MSTSSIDLAVIPGDGIGPEVIAEAVKVLEKAVAAEGVELKQTHYKLGAEHWLATGETLPDEVLADLRTRDAILFGAVGAAPGDTRIPSGIIEREMLLKLRFSLDHYVNLRPSRLYGTVGSPLANPGTIDFIVVREGTEGPYVGNGGSLRAGTPHEVATEVSLNTAHGVERVVRDAFRRASARERKHVTLVHKHNVLVFAGHLWKRTVEAVAQEFPEVTHDYLHVDAATIFMVTDPSRFDVIVTDNLFGDILTDLAAAITGGIGLAASGNINMDRTAPSMFEPVHGSAPDIAGQGKADPTAAILSAALLLDHLGYAEAARKIEAAVVADVEKRDGTARSTTAVGDAIAAGL, from the coding sequence ATGAGCACATCCTCCATTGACCTTGCAGTAATTCCCGGCGACGGCATCGGCCCTGAAGTCATTGCCGAGGCAGTCAAAGTGCTGGAAAAGGCTGTGGCCGCGGAGGGAGTGGAGCTCAAGCAGACCCACTACAAGCTTGGTGCCGAGCACTGGCTGGCCACCGGCGAGACCTTGCCGGACGAGGTCCTCGCGGACCTGCGGACCCGCGATGCCATCCTGTTCGGCGCTGTCGGGGCAGCCCCCGGTGACACCCGCATCCCGTCCGGCATCATCGAGCGCGAGATGCTCCTGAAACTGCGGTTCAGCCTCGACCACTACGTCAACCTGCGCCCGTCACGGCTGTACGGCACAGTCGGCAGTCCCCTCGCCAACCCGGGCACCATTGATTTCATCGTGGTCCGCGAAGGAACCGAAGGACCCTACGTGGGCAACGGCGGCAGCCTGCGCGCCGGCACCCCGCACGAAGTGGCCACCGAGGTGTCCCTGAACACCGCCCACGGCGTGGAGCGCGTGGTCCGCGATGCCTTCCGCCGCGCCAGCGCCCGCGAACGCAAGCACGTCACCCTGGTCCACAAGCACAACGTCCTGGTTTTCGCCGGGCACCTCTGGAAGCGCACTGTCGAGGCCGTGGCCCAGGAGTTCCCGGAGGTCACCCACGACTACCTGCACGTGGACGCCGCCACCATTTTCATGGTTACCGATCCGTCCCGCTTCGACGTCATCGTCACCGACAACCTTTTCGGTGACATCCTCACGGACCTGGCTGCCGCCATCACCGGCGGCATCGGACTGGCCGCCAGCGGGAACATCAACATGGACCGCACGGCGCCCTCCATGTTCGAGCCCGTCCACGGTTCCGCGCCGGACATCGCCGGCCAGGGCAAGGCCGATCCGACGGCGGCCATCCTCTCCGCCGCGCTCCTGCTGGACCACCTTGGCTACGCCGAAGCGGCCCGAAAGATCGAAGCCGCGGTAGTGGCCGACGTCGAAAAGCGCGACGGCACCGCCCGCAGCACCACCGCCGTCGGCGACGCCATCGCCGCCGGACTCTGA
- a CDS encoding sensor histidine kinase: MERRHKIYQWLRVNTFRVDLALMFAVLVFCGPVYLLADRPGHFLLSSALVVPLAWRRTSPVRAAAAIVLACLALWAAGLEPLAGLVAVPLIIYAVAAYGPVWASRSVLGLGLLGGVLLTSRNLSSTAETGVLGLTISAVYTVLIWMLVLFSWTLGDLTRVRRQQLQTLSDRARRLEIEQQQERSLAAADERAHIAREMHDIVAHSLSVIITQSDGARYAAAANPSVATETLATVAATARTSLAEMRRLLGVLRHGDEAATRPLPGLSDVDELFLGFRAAGLPLAFEQQGSPRRVLPPGAELTAYRVLQEALTNVLKHAGPRATASAAIRWQQRGLQIEVYDDGRGASADHAGDAAEYGGNGLRGMRERINLYDGSLAAGPAAGGGFLVSAFLPYTEA, from the coding sequence GTGGAACGACGGCACAAGATCTATCAATGGCTCCGGGTCAACACCTTCCGGGTGGACCTGGCCCTCATGTTTGCGGTCCTGGTGTTCTGCGGCCCGGTCTATCTCCTCGCCGACAGGCCAGGCCACTTTCTCCTGTCCAGCGCGCTGGTGGTTCCGCTGGCCTGGCGGCGGACCAGCCCGGTCCGCGCCGCAGCAGCCATCGTGCTCGCTTGCCTTGCGCTGTGGGCCGCCGGGCTTGAGCCGCTGGCGGGCCTGGTGGCCGTTCCGCTGATCATCTACGCCGTTGCCGCCTACGGTCCCGTCTGGGCCAGCCGCTCCGTGCTTGGCCTGGGCCTGCTCGGCGGGGTGCTCCTGACCAGCCGCAACCTCAGCAGCACCGCCGAAACCGGAGTCCTTGGCCTGACCATCAGCGCGGTGTATACGGTGCTGATCTGGATGCTGGTCCTGTTCAGCTGGACCCTGGGCGACCTGACCCGGGTGCGGCGCCAGCAGCTCCAGACCCTGTCAGACCGTGCCCGCAGGCTCGAGATCGAACAACAGCAGGAACGGTCACTCGCCGCCGCCGATGAACGCGCCCACATCGCCCGGGAAATGCACGACATTGTGGCCCATTCCCTCTCGGTGATCATCACCCAGTCTGACGGCGCCAGGTATGCCGCCGCGGCCAACCCTTCGGTTGCCACCGAGACTTTGGCCACTGTCGCCGCCACAGCCCGGACCTCACTGGCGGAAATGCGGCGCCTGCTGGGCGTGCTGCGGCACGGCGATGAGGCCGCCACCCGTCCGCTGCCCGGGTTGTCAGACGTGGACGAGCTGTTCCTCGGCTTCCGGGCGGCAGGCCTTCCCCTGGCCTTTGAACAGCAAGGCTCCCCGCGCCGGGTTCTTCCGCCCGGTGCCGAACTCACCGCCTACCGGGTGCTCCAGGAGGCGCTCACCAACGTCCTTAAGCACGCAGGGCCCCGGGCCACCGCCAGTGCCGCCATCCGTTGGCAGCAGCGGGGCCTGCAGATAGAGGTGTACGACGACGGCCGGGGCGCCTCCGCGGACCACGCCGGCGACGCTGCGGAATACGGCGGCAACGGCCTGCGCGGAATGCGGGAGCGAATCAACCTCTACGATGGTTCGTTGGCGGCCGGACCGGCCGCGGGCGGGGGCTTCCTGGTCTCGGCTTTCCTCCCGTACACAGAGGCCTGA
- a CDS encoding response regulator, translating into MTLLEEHAPADRIRVALVDDQQLVRSGFGMLINSQPDLDVVVEAGNGLEALQALGAVAADVVLMDVRMPGMDGIEATRRLMESALAAPAGSARTELRVVVLTTFDLDEYALAAIQAGASGFLLKDAPPEELLEAIRTVHRGDAVIAPSTTRRLLDHVAPLLRTQGSERPEHHAAVQRLTAREREVFQLIAQGQSNPEIAAGLFVSEATVKTHVGHILAKLGARDRVQVVVIAYETGVVTPGG; encoded by the coding sequence ATGACACTCCTGGAAGAACACGCGCCTGCGGACAGGATCAGGGTTGCCCTGGTCGATGACCAGCAGCTGGTCAGGTCGGGATTTGGCATGCTGATCAACTCCCAGCCCGACCTCGACGTGGTGGTCGAAGCGGGCAATGGCCTTGAGGCGCTGCAGGCGCTCGGCGCGGTGGCGGCCGACGTCGTCCTGATGGACGTCCGGATGCCGGGCATGGACGGAATTGAAGCCACCCGCCGGCTGATGGAAAGCGCGCTTGCCGCCCCGGCCGGCTCGGCCAGGACAGAGCTCCGGGTGGTGGTGCTGACAACCTTCGACCTGGACGAGTACGCGCTGGCCGCCATCCAGGCCGGCGCCAGCGGGTTCCTGCTCAAGGACGCTCCTCCCGAGGAACTGCTGGAGGCCATCCGGACCGTACACCGCGGAGACGCTGTCATCGCTCCGTCAACCACCCGGCGGCTCCTGGACCATGTTGCCCCGCTGCTGCGCACCCAAGGCAGCGAACGGCCGGAACACCATGCGGCCGTCCAGCGGCTCACCGCCCGCGAGCGCGAGGTGTTCCAGCTCATTGCGCAGGGACAGTCCAATCCCGAGATCGCGGCAGGCCTGTTTGTGTCCGAGGCCACGGTCAAAACCCATGTGGGGCATATCCTGGCCAAGCTGGGAGCCCGCGACCGGGTCCAGGTCGTGGTGATCGCGTACGAGACCGGAGTGGTCACTCCCGGAGGCTGA
- a CDS encoding ABC transporter ATP-binding protein, translated as MTTSVHDHPGLNRDNATSSPAVQALSLTKNYGRGATRVSALREVSVTFDAGRFTAIMGPSGSGKSTLMHCLAGLDTADSGQILVGGTDITALNDKQLTALRRDRIGFVFQAFNLVPTLTAEQNITLPLALANKATDTAWFDTVVSTLGLKDRLRHRPHELSGGQQQRVAVARALLTRPDVVFGDEPTGNLDSTAGGEVLSLLRRSSREMGQTIIMVTHDPVAASYADRVVLMSDGNLVGEIAEPTAASVLAALGKLGG; from the coding sequence ATGACAACTTCCGTGCATGACCACCCTGGTTTGAACAGGGATAACGCCACTTCCTCCCCCGCTGTCCAGGCACTGTCCCTCACCAAGAACTACGGCCGCGGCGCCACCCGCGTCAGTGCCCTGCGCGAGGTCAGCGTCACCTTCGACGCCGGCCGCTTCACGGCAATCATGGGACCGTCCGGCTCGGGCAAGTCGACCCTGATGCACTGCCTCGCCGGCCTGGACACCGCGGACTCCGGGCAGATCCTGGTGGGCGGGACGGACATCACGGCCCTGAACGACAAGCAGCTCACCGCACTGCGCCGCGACCGGATCGGGTTTGTCTTCCAGGCGTTCAACCTGGTGCCGACCCTGACGGCCGAACAGAACATCACCCTCCCGCTGGCGCTGGCCAACAAAGCCACGGACACCGCCTGGTTCGACACCGTGGTGTCCACACTGGGCCTCAAGGACAGGCTCCGGCACCGGCCGCATGAACTCTCCGGCGGCCAGCAGCAGCGGGTTGCCGTGGCCCGGGCCCTGCTGACCCGGCCCGACGTGGTCTTCGGAGACGAACCCACCGGTAACCTTGATTCGACAGCCGGCGGCGAAGTCCTGTCACTGCTGCGCCGGAGCAGCCGCGAAATGGGCCAGACCATCATCATGGTCACGCACGATCCCGTGGCAGCCAGCTACGCCGACCGGGTGGTCCTGATGAGTGACGGCAACCTGGTGGGCGAGATCGCCGAACCCACCGCCGCATCCGTCCTTGCCGCCCTCGGCAAGCTGGGAGGCTGA
- a CDS encoding FtsX-like permease family protein has product MLRVALSQFQSHSRRFIAVGLAVMLSVAFLSTTLMVGASTRASLGASLGEAYSRAELIATPDRGTFNGAALAAARGVPGVSEAYGRLQAYAEFTAGGQEVFAQARNLAPDALETAAVTDGALPVRADGVAVDSDTAGRYGLHVGDALELRAPDGATTTAMTVTGILRASHDPFASALPQLLAGTPAVSALAADGQAPGAGPGAADGYASIQLALAPGTDVAAARAGALAAIAGTGTPAQVKTADEQVTAQVALMTGGQDELTVVLLAFAGIALLVSGLVVSNTFAVLVAQRTRELALLRCLGAARAQVRNSVLAEALVVGLVSSVAGVLAAVGLMAALIGWAGTQPDMAFATMAVPPSSIVAGLAVGTVLTVAAAMVPARAATAVAPLAALRPADDAGIGNRRGRVRLVMGLAALALGVPLLAFGAASVMLVVAFAGGVLSFIGVLLCATLFVPRLVGLAGRLAAPAGVPGKLAALNAVRNPGRTSVTAAALLIGVTLVALMMTGAATARQAFDDALAETYPVDMAVTAEHLTAAQQDAVARIDGVAAAALLPAAGRFEQQGAENPVYAVGAAEAGRLLRDTTLVLEPGKIYLPEGAQAGRVDVNGASGTATLEAEVLRTRNIPALVSAETAQQSGLLGDATAGSTVWVRLADAPGGGQLSGDRIKDIQSAVAHALGVGGSAVSGAAIERVTFNEVIDVLLLVVTGLLGVAVLIALIGVANTLSLSVLERTRENSLLRALGLTRGQLRGMLALEAVLVAAVAALLGSALGTVYGWLGARSALGSLAAVTPVVPWLQLAGVLAVAIAAGLLASVLPARRASLLSPVQGLATT; this is encoded by the coding sequence GTGCTGCGCGTCGCCCTCTCGCAATTCCAGTCCCACAGCCGGCGGTTTATAGCCGTCGGCCTGGCCGTCATGCTGTCGGTGGCATTCCTGTCCACCACACTGATGGTGGGTGCCAGCACCAGGGCGTCGCTGGGCGCCAGCCTTGGCGAGGCGTACAGCAGGGCGGAACTCATCGCCACACCGGACAGGGGTACTTTCAACGGTGCGGCCCTGGCAGCGGCCCGAGGGGTACCTGGCGTCAGCGAAGCCTACGGTCGCCTTCAGGCGTATGCGGAATTCACGGCAGGCGGCCAGGAAGTGTTCGCGCAGGCCCGCAACCTGGCGCCCGATGCCCTGGAAACAGCGGCCGTTACCGATGGCGCCCTGCCGGTGCGTGCCGACGGCGTCGCCGTGGACAGCGACACTGCCGGGCGCTACGGGCTGCATGTCGGCGACGCCCTGGAGCTCAGGGCTCCGGACGGCGCCACCACCACGGCGATGACCGTCACCGGGATCCTCCGCGCCAGCCATGATCCTTTCGCCTCCGCCCTCCCGCAACTGCTGGCCGGAACTCCTGCGGTCAGTGCGCTGGCGGCGGACGGCCAGGCCCCCGGTGCCGGCCCGGGCGCTGCGGACGGCTATGCCAGCATCCAGCTTGCGCTGGCGCCGGGCACCGACGTTGCCGCGGCCAGGGCGGGCGCCCTGGCAGCGATTGCCGGCACCGGAACCCCCGCGCAGGTCAAGACCGCGGACGAGCAGGTCACGGCCCAGGTGGCCCTGATGACCGGCGGCCAGGACGAACTGACGGTGGTCCTGCTGGCTTTCGCCGGAATCGCCCTGCTGGTTTCCGGCCTGGTGGTTTCCAACACATTCGCAGTGCTGGTGGCCCAGCGCACCCGGGAACTCGCGCTGCTCCGGTGCCTGGGCGCCGCCCGGGCGCAGGTGCGCAATTCCGTCCTGGCCGAAGCCCTCGTGGTGGGCCTGGTGTCTTCCGTGGCGGGGGTGCTCGCCGCCGTCGGCCTGATGGCAGCCCTGATTGGCTGGGCCGGGACGCAGCCGGACATGGCCTTTGCCACCATGGCGGTGCCGCCGTCGTCCATCGTGGCGGGCCTCGCCGTGGGTACGGTCCTGACCGTGGCCGCCGCCATGGTCCCTGCCAGGGCGGCGACCGCCGTAGCGCCGCTCGCTGCCCTGCGCCCCGCCGACGATGCCGGCATCGGGAACCGGCGCGGCCGGGTACGGCTGGTCATGGGCCTTGCCGCCCTCGCCCTGGGAGTTCCGCTGCTCGCCTTCGGCGCGGCCAGCGTGATGCTGGTAGTGGCGTTCGCCGGCGGCGTGCTGTCCTTCATCGGGGTGTTGCTCTGCGCCACGCTGTTCGTGCCCCGGCTGGTAGGCCTGGCGGGACGGCTGGCCGCTCCCGCCGGCGTCCCCGGCAAACTGGCTGCGCTCAACGCCGTCCGCAACCCTGGGAGGACATCAGTGACGGCTGCCGCCCTGCTCATCGGGGTCACGCTGGTGGCCCTGATGATGACCGGGGCGGCCACCGCACGCCAGGCATTCGATGACGCCCTCGCCGAGACCTACCCGGTGGACATGGCCGTCACCGCTGAGCACCTGACCGCGGCCCAGCAAGACGCCGTGGCGCGGATCGATGGCGTTGCGGCTGCCGCGCTGCTGCCCGCGGCGGGGCGTTTCGAGCAGCAGGGCGCGGAAAACCCCGTCTACGCGGTCGGCGCAGCGGAGGCCGGACGGCTGCTCCGCGACACCACACTCGTCCTGGAGCCCGGGAAGATCTACCTGCCCGAGGGCGCCCAAGCGGGGCGCGTCGACGTCAACGGCGCATCCGGCACGGCCACCCTGGAGGCAGAGGTCCTGCGGACCCGCAACATTCCGGCGCTCGTCTCCGCGGAGACCGCGCAGCAGTCCGGCCTGCTGGGCGATGCCACGGCGGGCAGCACCGTGTGGGTGCGCCTTGCAGACGCCCCCGGCGGCGGGCAGCTGTCCGGGGACCGCATCAAGGACATCCAGTCCGCCGTGGCCCACGCCCTCGGCGTTGGCGGGAGCGCTGTCAGCGGTGCGGCTATTGAGCGTGTCACCTTCAACGAGGTCATCGACGTGCTGCTCCTGGTGGTCACAGGCCTCTTGGGGGTCGCGGTGCTGATCGCGCTGATCGGCGTGGCCAACACCCTGTCCCTGTCCGTGCTGGAGCGGACGCGTGAGAACTCCCTGCTGCGGGCGCTGGGCCTGACCCGAGGCCAGCTACGCGGAATGCTTGCCCTGGAAGCCGTCCTGGTTGCCGCCGTCGCGGCGCTGCTCGGCTCAGCCCTGGGAACGGTGTACGGATGGCTGGGCGCCCGTTCGGCGCTCGGCAGCCTGGCCGCGGTCACGCCGGTGGTTCCTTGGCTGCAGCTGGCGGGAGTGCTGGCCGTGGCAATCGCCGCCGGGCTGCTGGCATCGGTCCTTCCCGCCAGGCGGGCGTCCCTGCTGTCACCGGTGCAGGGGCTCGCCACCACGTAG